The genomic DNA TCTACTGCGGTCGGGAACTTCCTGAAAGCACAGGGTCCTGTGTCAGTGGACAAATATTGAAAAGTGTGATATAATAAAAGAGTAAGTACTCTGCAGTAGTACGCCCGCACCACCCGATGCCGGAGGTAGGCACATGAGCGCTGGTCGCAGAGAGCATGCCAGGCACGTTCCCGTCCGTGGGGCGTGCCTTTCTCTTTGTGGCGGTGCAGGCGATTGAAAAGGCGGCCGTCCGGGTGGACGACCGCCGGTGTCTCCGGCGCGGCCGGGGACGGGTACTACACGGGCCTGCCGCCGCAGAGCACCACCTTGTCGTTGGCGCCGAAGTCGCGGCCGAGGAACTTGATGGTCCTGATGTCGCTGCCCAGGCCTTCAGGCAGGTCGACGACGACGCTGTCGTTGACGATGGCCCCCGTGAAGGGTGCAGGCTGGCCGGTGAAGGTGACGTGCAGCCCGTCCGGCAGCTGCCGGCCGGCGATGATGACGCCGTCGGCATCGAGGTTGCCCATCAGGTTGATCTCGACGGGCTTGCCGTGCTTCTCGTCGCAGACGGGCTGGCCGCCGGGCTGCCAGACGACGCCGTCGACGAAGCCGGTCTTGGGGTAGACCTCGGTCTCGTCGGGCCGCGCGTCCGGGCTGGTGCTCTCGGGTGCGCCCGCGGGTGGCGGGGCGGCTTCGGCGCTGGCAGTCGCTTCGCCGCTGGGTGCGGGCGCACCGGGGGTGCTGCCGCCGCAGCCGGCCAGAACAAGCGCGCCTGCGCTCAACACCAAGGCCAGGCGTATCCAAAACCACATAGGAGCTCCCATGTCGGGCCAGTGCCGAGTGCGCTGGCTGTGTGCATATATCATCATTAGACGTGCAAGAAGTCAATAGTTACTGGTACGGACGTGCGCCTCTAGACGCTTTCCACTTTTATTGCTATAATATCTCTAGAGTTTCTGCCTACGGCTATCTGGAACGGAGTGCTGACCCGACCGGATACGCGCATAGGCGTCCAATCATAAGCGTGCCACCCGTCTGATTAGTGTGTAATCAGGCTGTCTGGCACTAACCAATGGAGTCATTTTAGGAATGCCTACTATCAACCAGTTAGTGCGCAAGCCCCGCAAGACTGCCGGCAAGAAGAGCAAGTCTCCGGCACTGGGCCGCATCTACAACGCCCTTAAGGTCAAATACTACGACCGCAACGCCCCGCTGAAGCGTGGTGTCTGTGTCCGCGTGACCACCAAGACCCCAAAGAAGCCGAACTCGGCTCTGCGTAAGGTCGCCCGCGTCCGCCTGATGAACGGCCACGAAGTCTGGGCCTACATCGGGGGCGAAGGCCACAACCTACAGGAGCACGCCGTCGTCATCATCCGTGGCGGCCGTGTACCAGACCTTCCTGGTGTCCGTTACCACGTCGTCCGCGGCGCACTGGACCTCCAGGGTGTCAAAGACCGCAAGAACGCCCGCAGCAAGTACGGCGCTAAGAAGGAGGGCAAGAAGTAATGCCTCGCAAGAAAACCAAGTCATTGCAGCGCAAGCTGAACGGCGACCGTATCTACAACTCGGCCCAGGTTCAGCGCCTCATTAACAAGAGCATGCTCGACGGCAAGAAGCAGCTGGCCGAGCGCCAGGTCTACGAAGCCCTGGAAATCGCTGCCAAGAAGCTGAAGCTGGAGAACCCGCTTGAGCTGTTTGAGGCCGCCATGAAGAACATCACCCCCAACGTCGAGGTCAAGAGCCGCCGCGTCGGTGGCGCCAACTACCAGATCCCCTTCCCAATCAGCGGCCACCGCGCCCAGCACTACGCCTTCATGTGGCTGGTGCAGGCCGCCCGTGCCAAGAAGGGCATGCCGTACAACCAGCGCCTGGCTGCCGAGCTGGCAGACGCCTACAACCAGGCCGGTGCCGCCTTCAAGAAGAAGGAAGACACCCACAAGATGGCCGAGGCCAACCGCGCCTTTGCCCACTTTGCCCGCGGGTAATACTTTTAGCACTGTAATCAAAAGGAAAGCTACTACTGAATGGCAGCACAAAACATTCCACTCAGCCGGTACCGCAATATCGGTATCATCGCCCACATCGACGCCGGTAAGACGACGACGACCGAAGGTATCCTGTACCGCACCGGCCTGAGCCACAAGATCGGTGCCGTCCACGAAGGTGAGACGACCACCGACTGGATGGAGCAGGAGCGCGAGCGCGGTATCACCATTACCAGCGCCGCCGTCACCTGTTTCTGGAAAGACCACAAGATCAACATCATCGACACCCCGGGCCACATCGACTTTACCGTCGAGGTCGAGCGCTCTCTGCGCGTCCTGGACGGCGCCGTCGTCGTCTTTGACGGCAAGATGGGCGTCGAGGCCCAGACCGAGACTGTCTGGCGCCAGGCCAACAAGTACGGTGTCCCGCGTATCTGTTTCATCAACAAGATCAACCAGACCGGCGGCGACTTCTACAAGTCTCTCGAAAGCCTGCACCAGCGCCTGAGCCGCCGCGCCCTGCCGATCCACCTGCCGATCGGGTTCGAAAAGGACATCAACGGTGTCGTGGACCTGGTCAACATGAAGGCATACACCTATAAGGAGTTCTCCGACAAGTCCTTGGTAGAAGGCGAGATTCCGGCCGACATGCTGGAACGCGCCAAGAACGCCCGCACCTTGCTGGTCGAAGCCGCGGTCGAAGCTGACGACGCCCTGTTCGAGAAGTACCTCGACGGCGGCGAAGCCAGCATCACCGAAGACGAGCTGAAGGCCGCTATCCGCAAGAGCGTCCTGACCGGTGAGTTCTACATCGTCACCGGCGGTGATGGCCGTGGCGTCATCGTCGAGAAGGTCCTCGACCTCGTGACTGAATACCTGCCAAGCCCGACCGACATCGGTCAGGTCTGGGGTACGCACGCCAAGACCGGTGATGAAATCAGCCGCAAGGCGGATGCCGGCGAGCCGCTGGCCTCTCTGGCCTTCAAGATCGCCACCGACCCCTTCGTCGGCCGTCTGATCTTCGTCCGTGTCTACAGCGGTAAGCTGACTGCCGGTTCGTACATCCTCAACGCCAGCACCGGCGAAAAGGAGCGCATCGGCCGCATCGTCCGTATGCACGCCGACAAGCGCGAAGACGTCAACGAAGTCGTCGCCGGTGACATCGCCGCCGTCGTCGGCCTCAAGAACACCACGACCGGTACGACCCTGACCGACCCGGCCAACCCGATCATCCTCGAGAGCATCGAATTCCCCGAACCGCCGGTCTCCATCGCTATCGAGCCGAAGACCAAGGCCGACCAGGAAAAGATGAGTATCGCTCTGCAGCGCCTGGCCGAAGAAGACCCGACCTTCCGCGTCCACACCGACCCTGAAACCGCCCAGACCATCATCAGCGGTATGGGCGAGCTCCACCTGGAGATCATCGTCGACCGCATGAAGCGTGAGTTCAAGGTGGAAGCGACTGTCGGTCAGCCACAGGTTGCCTATCGTGAGACCATCAAGAAAGAAGTCGAAATCGAAGGCAAGTACGTCAAGCAGTCCGGTGGCCGCGGCCAGTACGGCCATGTCTGGCTGCGCCTGGCTCCGAACGAGACCGGCAAGG from Candidatus Saccharibacteria bacterium includes the following:
- the rpsL gene encoding 30S ribosomal protein S12, coding for MPTINQLVRKPRKTAGKKSKSPALGRIYNALKVKYYDRNAPLKRGVCVRVTTKTPKKPNSALRKVARVRLMNGHEVWAYIGGEGHNLQEHAVVIIRGGRVPDLPGVRYHVVRGALDLQGVKDRKNARSKYGAKKEGKK
- the rpsG gene encoding 30S ribosomal protein S7, with the translated sequence MPRKKTKSLQRKLNGDRIYNSAQVQRLINKSMLDGKKQLAERQVYEALEIAAKKLKLENPLELFEAAMKNITPNVEVKSRRVGGANYQIPFPISGHRAQHYAFMWLVQAARAKKGMPYNQRLAAELADAYNQAGAAFKKKEDTHKMAEANRAFAHFARG
- the fusA gene encoding elongation factor G is translated as MAAQNIPLSRYRNIGIIAHIDAGKTTTTEGILYRTGLSHKIGAVHEGETTTDWMEQERERGITITSAAVTCFWKDHKINIIDTPGHIDFTVEVERSLRVLDGAVVVFDGKMGVEAQTETVWRQANKYGVPRICFINKINQTGGDFYKSLESLHQRLSRRALPIHLPIGFEKDINGVVDLVNMKAYTYKEFSDKSLVEGEIPADMLERAKNARTLLVEAAVEADDALFEKYLDGGEASITEDELKAAIRKSVLTGEFYIVTGGDGRGVIVEKVLDLVTEYLPSPTDIGQVWGTHAKTGDEISRKADAGEPLASLAFKIATDPFVGRLIFVRVYSGKLTAGSYILNASTGEKERIGRIVRMHADKREDVNEVVAGDIAAVVGLKNTTTGTTLTDPANPIILESIEFPEPPVSIAIEPKTKADQEKMSIALQRLAEEDPTFRVHTDPETAQTIISGMGELHLEIIVDRMKREFKVEATVGQPQVAYRETIKKEVEIEGKYVKQSGGRGQYGHVWLRLAPNETGKGFEFFDEIKGGVVPQEYRKPVQEGIIQTLNGGVIAGFPVVDVKATLYDGSYHDVDSNEMAFKMAGSMATKEGVKKANPALLEPIMKVEVLTPEEFMGDVIGDLNSRRGRIESMDDRMGAKMVTAMVPLASMFGYTTDLRSMTQGRAASSMELAQYEEVPPNVAAEVIAKRSA